In the genome of Candidatus Neomarinimicrobiota bacterium, one region contains:
- a CDS encoding PHP domain-containing protein, with protein MFTHLNVHSHYSRMSGTVSQPALLTAARNQGMKYLALTERNGLWGFIRFVQHAGAAEIEPIAGVNLVTDQGEAILLAEDQTGYENMSRAVSAVHDNSTQSIADILKNRTAGLFVLAHERSTLSHLSKRIPNSHLFVELRPDMTEYAAQKLSREFKLEMVATGDAYFIHKKDWSAHRTLRAIDLNTTLSKLPKGACKSDKHWFRAEKDMIQLFPNSMDAINNSTYLAERCKRDWSFLDTIFPNLSLKDTRRANQKLKDKVEAGAQKRYIKITTEIQDRIDYELRIITFKGFAPYFLVVEDIVKQTRATIGRGSGAASIVSYCLFITQVDPIKYNLQFERFIHPERS; from the coding sequence ATGTTTACGCATCTGAATGTCCATTCCCACTATTCCCGCATGTCCGGCACTGTTTCGCAACCGGCATTGCTCACGGCGGCACGAAACCAGGGGATGAAATATTTGGCTTTGACCGAAAGGAATGGCCTCTGGGGTTTTATCCGTTTTGTCCAGCACGCTGGCGCCGCTGAGATTGAACCTATCGCCGGTGTCAATTTGGTCACCGATCAAGGGGAAGCTATTCTCTTGGCGGAAGACCAAACGGGCTATGAGAATATGTCCCGCGCTGTTTCTGCTGTTCATGATAATTCAACCCAATCTATTGCGGATATTTTAAAAAACCGAACAGCCGGTCTATTCGTCCTCGCTCATGAAAGATCAACACTTTCTCATTTAAGTAAACGAATTCCCAACAGTCATTTATTTGTAGAACTGCGCCCGGATATGACAGAGTACGCCGCCCAAAAATTATCCCGGGAATTCAAGTTGGAAATGGTAGCCACGGGTGATGCGTATTTTATTCATAAGAAAGACTGGTCTGCTCACCGCACGCTCCGGGCCATTGATCTGAACACCACCTTGTCCAAACTGCCAAAAGGCGCTTGTAAGTCAGATAAACATTGGTTCCGCGCAGAAAAGGATATGATTCAACTTTTTCCCAACAGTATGGATGCCATCAATAATAGCACATATTTAGCAGAACGCTGCAAGCGGGATTGGTCCTTTTTGGATACGATATTCCCCAACTTATCTCTAAAGGATACGCGCCGGGCCAATCAAAAATTAAAAGATAAAGTAGAGGCGGGGGCGCAAAAACGTTATATAAAAATCACGACTGAAATCCAAGATCGTATTGATTATGAATTGCGCATCATTACATTTAAGGGTTTTGCGCCATATTTTCTGGTGGTAGAAGATATTGTAAAACAAACTCGGGCCACCATCGGTCGTGGTTCCGGGGCGGCATCCATTGTGAGTTATTGCCTCTTTATTACTCAGGTGGATCCCATTAAATATAATCTTCAGTTTGAACGCTTCATTCATCCTGAGCGCAGT